A window of Rhipicephalus microplus isolate Deutch F79 chromosome X, USDA_Rmic, whole genome shotgun sequence genomic DNA:
ttacgcCTActgaagcacgttgcacatttgagtattaatagaaatgttattacgatgtagcccaaagcacatcttaaaacaatatcaatcactttgtgcagtgtagagacaatgtgcgatcagcaactaatcccgcccttgttaagtgatcacatcactcgctgtatgagtgatgcaggcacttacacaacatcgcgcatagcagtgtgaactcgttaagtcacacgtttaatcgggcatctgcaacaggcccgcgaacgcatgctgttgtaaatggctggcagcctacttcggcaaagctgctgcaggcgcccagctagcgctgtatgattactacctacgaaaacagtacactcaccgttaacaggcccacgttgtccgtgtccgccactccatgaatattccttaatccgagcgtcacttcgaacacggtgtcatgcgtgaccaccattgaatatgcgcctgttcgctagaacacacacagcgaccaagaccgcagaccaacgcaacgcatttgaaagacgatgagacagagagggcaacattgagagagagaatgaggaggcactggcggcggcgtggcggcgccgcagctgtccacgcaggtgttcggtgacgcaactcttcgcttatctacgccgccgttgtgggagcaacgctggccgggtagagcgaggggggagggggagaggagcgggaaacccgccaacgcggcgccgaaaggcaaacgctatggcgcatacggcggacggccgttcggcgcggaatgactccttgtaaacggcaactctccttccagccagtcgcacagcgacgcagattatttaccagcctcgggttctttgagtattttgacggaatgcgattgcagtgggcgaaaaatagtgaagcaatacttgcggaaaacaaagtgcaccatggaatggccagaaacaataattattttgtcctcggtggcattagcgagAGAGCATCgccacacctttttccagaggaatttcttttcgcattgtctgtgtctggctattccgcgtatggtgccgcaaacactgaatgcgtagtcgaagctggaacaaattaatccacagtcgcggatgtttattacaaggcttgtcacgcaccacgaaacgtgccgaggttgttataacaaactttttgctgaccacatgatcagcacataattccatatggttgcccaatgagctagctaagcacctgtagcaaaggcagggcacgttcttgttaaacgttgttaatataaatgatggttgtgcataagtgcagtgacagctttccgtgtgaattggtcataacccacgttttcgagcgtagaagcgcctcagcggacctaatcagctaccacagcaagttcgtaagcaatgatttGGTACGAAAGTGTGCAGCTGTTtgccatgtactgaatagtccgtgtacagtgcgttgaccaccgccatttcttaagccacctcccatatagactcccagtctgaacaggtgtgggaccttaaacactaagaagcagtgccccccccccgcacacacacacgaaatttgagggcgcacgggctgatacacacgcatacttattcacaggcgcacacacatacacgtatacacacatacggcaacacacacacgcgaccgtaaacgcacgcatgaatgggcgtacacatgtgcacaggcacgctaacacaagcacggactcgcacatacacgcgcacgcacacatgcacgggtgtacacacaatcgcgcttacacgcgaacacatgcgcaggctcacgcacacacacccatactcgggcgaacattatgttcctgtatataatccacagcaaacatgtagcttataagcttataaccaacgctaaggaaagctttcgtaacatggattgcagttaattgccattatagatgaaacgcgatttgcttctgctgacattctgctgtattcggagagcaccttcacacattctaagtcaattaggccgtcatttaacgcaaggtccacatattcgtgcagtagctgcgctgctcagccgccaatccgaaggtagcgggttcgatgccggccgtggcagtcgaattaaggcggaggcgaaaatgtggaagcctttgcactgtgcgatatgagcgctcattaaagaacaccaaatggtgaaaatctgcagctttccactacgacgaccctcataatcatatcgaggtttttgagacgtaaaatgccaaatattataattatgtgttcttcttatgctgcatattccatccgatgaatcggcacctacacccttctcaggcacaaaagcacccttagagcctattttagggtgctatcgaggcaagcacccaaacaaaagggtgcttttttttcaatcgaccatttatgggtgttaaagggtgttgcaaagggtgctttctcgtaaaagcaccctttttacacccttttgggtgcaaaaatttttactgtgttcGAAGACGTATAGGTTGCGAGAGACAGTGCTCTCTACCATCTTGTTCGAGGCGTGGTAGAGTCACATCTAATATCACAGTTGCTATGGATAACTGCGGCCCACTTTTCTCGCGCAGGCACACAATGCATCTTAGTATTTAGCCCGTGGAGCTGCTGCGTGCGAGACAGTTGTCGCGATGCATGTAAACTTTCGTAAAGTATATAAGTGaggtataccttcctcttggaaGCGGCCATCCGTTGGTCGCGGGCGTCCTGTGCTTCACCGGGCGTCTCCTTTCCCCAGACGACGACCGCGATGCGTGTGTACGTGAAGATGAGTACGAGCAGTGGGAAGAAGTACTGAAGGATCATGAGTGCCATGCTGTAGTAGGCGGTCTGCTCGGGCCGCCCCCATTGCTCGAGGCAGTAGTAGGTGCGGTTGGCGCACGGGTGCGGCACCAGCTGCGTCACGAGCGCCGTGGGCAGCGGCGTCACCAGCGCCACCAGCCAGACGAGAGCGATGATGAGCTTGGAGCGCAGCTTGCTCATGCGCGGCCGCAGCGGGTACACGATGGCCGTGTACCGGTCTACCGAGATGGCGATCAGCGTGTAGGCCGAGATGAAAACGGTCACGCATTGCGCGTACGTAACCAATACGCACATGACGCCGCCGAAGGGCCAATATCCCAGCAGGAGGTTGGACACGAACGTGAACGGAATGCAGAGGCAGGCCATCAGAATGTCACCGATGGCCAGATTCATAATGAACATGTTGGTGACAGTGCGCATGCGCTGGTAGGCGATTACGATGTAGCAGACGATGCCGTTTCCGCCAATGGCAGCCACCGATACGGCAATATACATGAGGTACATCAGCGCCTGAATGCCTTCGGGCACCTGAGGCGACACATCGCAGCTGGCCGCCGCATCTGACCCGTTGCCGCCACTCCAGTTACTCGCGGCTGATGGCGACGCCTCCTCCCCGCTGGACAATGACAGCTCGCTCTCGGTCTCCATGTGTTCTGCCTGCGAGAAAACAATGGTGGCACGTAAAATCACGAATAGGCCGCTCAGCGTAAGTTGGGCCAGTGGCATAGTCTTTAAAAAAACTATTTCAGGGGTTTTACGAGCTAGAAAGAAATTGAAAAAGGAGGTTAACCAGTTCAAAATATCCAATATGCTACTATACACTATGGAAATGTGAGTTGGTTCAAAGTTTGATGGTGTAGACTTCAGAGTGGGACAGTGTTTACTCTGAGTAACAGTTAATATTCCAACTTATAGAGGCATACATTTATGCAACCATTTTCAGCCTACAATAACCGTCATCAATGTGCAGACTCAAAAAGAAAAGCCTATCTTTATTTACGCAAATAAAATTATTTACAATAAATGAAAACTGATGTTTTCGAAACACGGTTATCAAAATTATTTAAGCTGAAATGGTTGACATGCTAAAAAAAACATCACTTAGTATATCTCGTGGCAAAACGGATTGTAGCAggcactccggaaatttagaccatctggtgtgctgctcgtgcactgacatcgtacagtaTATGAACTCTAGGTACCATCGGAATGCCACTGCcatggctgggatcgaacccgcaaccttcgagtCAGCGGCCGCGCACTGTAACCGCTATAGACTACAGGGGTGGACGCATTGACCAGCTATGTCGTAATGGTGTTGCAAAAATACCAATCACCCTTTCTAGAAAAGAATTAGTCTATCTACGTACACATAGGTGTTTCTCACAGTTTGCACATTTGTGATGATGCTTGCGAGTGGTGTTCCCTACAAACGCAGTTCTTTGTCACAAAATAAACACAGAAATGTCGGCGCCTGTGTGTCTGGCCACTTTGAGCCCACGTAATTTTTTACATTCTACACTCCATCCTGAAAGTTTACGATGGAAACAGAGATAGAAAAAGCGCATAACAATTTTGTGTAAGTCACTCTCATGTGATACGCAAGATCGATATAAGCCTGCTGCCGCTTCTTCAAGTCTGTGAAAAGCAATCAAGTAAGAATTTTTGTTTTAGACAAGGAGGAGGATGAGGAAATGAGTGGTAGACAGGGAGCTGAACCAGACAAAACTGTTACAGGCACTGTGCAGTCACAAAACGTTTATACGTTGGAATGTTTAATAGTAGCACATACATAAGCCACTGTTGATGTTTTAAATATTAGAGTACTCAGCTGCCAACCGTTTCTTAAGAGGACATTCAAGAAAAATctttgtgccccgccgcggtggtctagtggctaaggtactcggctgctgacccgcaggtcgcgggttcgaatcccggctacggcggctgcatttccgatggaggcggaaatgttgtaggcccgtgtgctcagatttgggtgcacgttaaagaaccccaggtggtcgaaatttccggaggcctccactgcggcgtctctcataatcatatggtggttttgggacgttgcaccccccatatcaatcagtcaaagaAAAATCTTAGTGAGTTCAGCCGTTTATTTTAAGGGCTACAGATACGGTATGGACGCCTTACACTATCATTTCTGGTCCAATTTAACTATATCTATAAATGGATACCGCATAGAGAAATTCGTAATGATAATTGGGACTATGCGCCGACACCGGCTATGCTCAagagccgggattcaatcccgcgacctgcgggtcagcagccgagtactttagccactagaccactgcggcagggcctCGTCGATGTGAAATGGCTGCGGTGGTATAGGTCGCTACTTTCAACTAAAACATACCACCATGTTCGCTTTTGCAGAGAAGCGGTCcacatgaagtgaaaaaaaagacaaaatagaaGCACTGTAAAATCCACGTGTGTGTTTGGTGCCTGCCTCTGTGCCAGAACTTCATTCAAGACCATTGCAAGGCGCCTTATGAAATGTAGATGTGGGGCATTCGATGCAACAAGCCTGAAAGTGGTCTCCGAAAAGCTTGGCACGTTTCATAAATTGTCGCAAGACTGTTTCCATCTTTCATGAGACGAAAACCTGAATGAAGATTTTTCAAAGAAAGCGGGGTTACTCTGGCCGCTTTGTATTCGTCGCGCGCCACGCCGTGAAAGACGTTGTACGCAGCGCTAACAAAAGCCACTGACGCGTGGTTGGAAAACAAAACCAGTTCAATAAATGTCTTCCAGTGAGTCAGCGCCTCTCCTCCCAAACCGCCAACCGAAGAGTTTGAACCCCGACAGGCCTGAATAAAAAAGCTAAATgttcactcaaaaaaaaaaaaaacaacaacacccAGTTCGATCAATTGACCACTGCCTCTCCTCGCACCCCTGGAGAATAGTGCGTGCCCTAATTTACGCAACGCTGCCCActccatttttctttctagcaCTTACATGCACTTCAAAAACAGGCGAAGACAAATGCAGCTCTCACGAATATCACGCCTTGCGCTCATTCACCATCTTCCGTCTTTCGGGGATtcagtactgtttttttttctcgtccacATCGACTTTTCGCTAAGATCACCCCGCCATCTAGTTGCGAAAACCTGCCCGGTGCTTCTCGGATTTGTGGAAACTCGTACTACCTTTTTTCTTACACAGGACAGCACGCTCCATTGACTATGCGCGATGAGACCTGCGAATTTATTATTAACGAATGCTTAACTACAGTTTACTTTGTTTTGTCGCACGTTGTCCTCGAGCTTTATTTAGGGCGTTGTTCTTTGTAGTTTTACGTGCTGTGTTGAAATTGCGAAATCCCAGCGTTGGGTCACTCAGCCGGCCAGCCCTGCGGGATGTTTGCTAAGGAAGCCTCAATATTGATCTTTTAATCTCTGTCCCGTGGCGTGACTGCAGCAAATGGACCTTGCTTTTTTATTCCTTCAATCGTTTGCGATAAACAAAGTTTCACGCGAACGCCGTGTTTGCTCGAAGCATGTGTTTTTGTGCCGTGAAAGTGCGCAAATAGGGCCTCAAAGATCCTGCAACTTTTcttgttcacctttttttcttttttatataccGTTAGTGTCTCTTTTATTGCAATATCAATTTTAAGggcagtctcggctggttttttgtcagtgccactaccgccatcattcaccgtatatgtatatttatgtatatatatggaaactcaagaaaaaaaaataatggcctcgtatctgcatctTTCACTGTAAATGTGTTCAAAAGACGGTAGTTTAGCGTCTGGAggaagtgaacaaaacgtttctttGATATTCTGTgtaaaaaaatcggtgaatggtattctgcaggcgctgcgttagtgtctcgatctgtgcagcgaaggtgaacgagcgcatcgaggcacgttagacgcaaacgctatctggcagttatcttcgaaaacgaaggaaggggtgcgcgcttgtctcggaggcgataagagTAGAACgtaaagcgatgggcaggtgccactaccgtgtcgtcttagtaaagcgttggaaacacttgcctttttgagcatagccTTGTATTGTTTGCACAGCGAGAGAAACACTAccgtccttagaattacttatctaTGCCTTCCCTAGTatgaacatacatacataatattgacgtggtgttatggtgcctcagatatgcgcaataattgcttcttaattcacaatcgcacaggtatgaacgcttaaacttgagcaatattggtgggtgctgcggatgcggttggccgtttggggtgtcGTTCGAAGCCGTTTGTGGTATCGTTACGGTGggcaagcagacaaatgtacagacagatagacagaccaaaatttttgcgtcgaagtaccccaaaaaatgctatcgtcttaaaaaaattGACCCCCTATCTGCATGGTACGCtgtaaatgtcgttgaaagacgatagtcttgcgcctggaaaGAATGATTAAAGCGTTTATTtgataactgaatgcaggaacagcgcaacctagaagtagttacttcgtaactacggaagcgaaaaaacaatgacagcgctcttttctgtccttgtttttttcgcttccgtagttacaaagtaactacttgtaggttgcgctgttcctgcattcagttatgtcctaccaacttgcccaagcttccacgcttcatagctTTATTAGATGTTTcgtgcaagaaaatcggcgaatggattttgaggcgctgcgttacagtgccttgagtgtgcagcggaggcgaacgagcgcatcaagtacagtcacacttgagacatgagcgctatctggcagttatgcTACAAAACGaagcgcgcccgtctcggaggtgataaggtgtagaacgaaggcaacgggtaggtgccaccactgtgtcgtcttatcaaagcgttggaaagaCTTGCctattcgtgcaagcgttgcatggtcagcgcagcatgataaacgccacgctccttagaattactttgtatgccttttatagtaaaagatgcacatacagaatatttacgtgctgttgtggtacctcagatatgcgcaatatttgctttttcattgacgattgcacaagtatgaatgctgaatcttgagcaatattggtgggcactgcagatggggtcggccgttagGGGTATCGCCTGGTGCCGTTTacaatcccagctgtggcggctgcatttccgatggaggcggaatgttgtaggcccgtgtactcagatttgggtgcacgttaaagaaccccaggtggtcaaaatttccggagccctccactacggcgtgtctcataatcatatggtggttttgggacgttaaaccccacaaatcaatcaatcaattaaaaaaagaagaaaaacaacaaaaatataaaaaacaaatacttattataaaagaaaaaaaacaataataaatatataaaaaaataaaaaaacgaaaaaaataaataagagcaaTACGGTTAAGGGCAGATGAACAcgaaaatgtacagacagacaggcagatagaccaaaatttttgcgtcgaaagtcacCAAGAAAGACCGTTTTTAAAAAACGGTGCCCAGCTCTTCACGATGCGTCGACTAGGGCTTATCTCCCTCGCGTATTTTGGCCGTGGACGGGAGGGGGGGAGGGTGTAGATGCTTGAGCGCGCGTGCTTATCCTTCGGTGTGGAGAATCTCACGCCTCCGACTTTGACCAGAACGATTGCGTTTAGTCgacgggcgcacaaagatcactttgcGTTGGACAGGCACCGTTTGAGAAAAGAGTGCGCCTTTCAAACACAGAGAAGTAACAgctggggcacttgttagtttgcactcatatctgtaccagtgattacgttttgtgcctcgtttttgtttaaacagcgcttTAAGTGTaaagcggtaaacgttgttagttcgctcttgtcctatgtgtgttgttttcgtgcgtcatttgtaggtgagcagcgtgctgcacgttttgatctgcttgccgttctcagcattacattcaaagttgttgctatcgcattcactgcttcgcccTTTTGCGAAACtgggactttttttttatcacgccCCCGTATATCCCGTCGCATCTCTCTTTACCTACGCTTCCTCCAAATTATTAAGCCTCTCGAAATTGTATGTCATCATGATAAGAGTACATGCAGGGTGCCTTAGCCAGCGTGAGCCAGTTTAAAAATATGTCAGTGCACTGTATAATGACGTGACCAAACGAACATCACGAGACCTAGTGAATGGAGCTACTAATGAAAGTTCTTCACGTGTTTCTGGTTGCTTAATTAAGTCATATCaattaaaaaattgaaacaaCAAAGTTGGACAAAATATTTGTATAGATGAGATTGCAAAACATCAGATTAGACAGTTCGTGACTTCTTAATAAGTGTTAGGGTTTTTCTTCTTACAGAAAATGCCCGCAAAAAATTTAGATCATACGTGCTTTGGAAATCAaggttacgcgaagcatgcggagggaaagtaAATGTGTTGTACCTTTTTTTCGAGTGAAAcattatgaaatgacgctaaagatacgCACCATTGCTATACGCAAAGACATATGTTTAACAGTCGCATATGTTTCATATAACAAGTTGTTTACGCCTGCGtgatgatgccaacagcaacataggcattagcaacaccagacacggtaagctgatatgtagcattggtgctcgcgaggatggaaGCCCTGAACaatgctgcataaatcaactaaaGCGGACGGCATTTACCTACAAATGACGTTAACGTGGCGGCATGACTGTTACAATAGGAGCATATATGTcgcttttacagtgaaagctgttatgagatcacaaatcTGGTCTCGTGCAGcaccgcagttgtccgccaccactggtgtccataaccacatcacgCTGAATTTGATagaaaacctag
This region includes:
- the LOC119162284 gene encoding RYamide receptor, which encodes MGLGQPAKGVVVTGYIQETVVEAEHMETESELSLSSGEEASPSAASNWSGGNGSDAAASCDVSPQVPEGIQALMYLMYIAVSVAAIGGNGIVCYIVIAYQRMRTVTNMFIMNLAIGDILMACLCIPFTFVSNLLLGYWPFGGVMCVLVTYAQCVTVFISAYTLIAISVDRYTAIVYPLRPRMSKLRSKLIIALVWLVALVTPLPTALVTQLVPHPCANRTYYCLEQWGRPEQTAYYSMALMILQYFFPLLVLIFTYTRIAVVVWGKETPGEAQDARDQRMAASKRKMIKMMITVVTVFMLSWLPLNTYILLSDLDPGVNNYEHIRYVYFIIHWLAMSHASYNPLIYCWMNAKFRDGFCQLFRRSKLCWPARLRHQRPLRKESAAEVAALRRCNTYTTYVSVRAVPGSSYRFTKDAAQTNGKPKRYEDSRV